A region from the Acanthopagrus latus isolate v.2019 chromosome 8, fAcaLat1.1, whole genome shotgun sequence genome encodes:
- the LOC119024745 gene encoding uncharacterized protein LOC119024745, translating into MQTGSGPVGPRSYIPDGEYLRQNASRQIILVMLLLCYHLWFQLHFPCPCNSSRNIAHCYSYMFLPCLIIASMIMWSDKRLGRIFRYLCYYSSATKRGCSCRGKSCCDIIIYVLQATASGFLWCASVLVDGGWYLCCGSSEEVMTVSCMEESQTGPAEQARKALMKNRSMVLGLVCILLTVSCTFILALPWMRWCTGRNHFRAAFEENILDQTEVILQREMRSMAVDAVKKSLTRLSTTQTADNAFFPSKNDAMSQKEPEMLTVTDQIFQNS; encoded by the exons ATGCAGACTGGCAGTGGCCCCGTCGGTCCAAGGTCCTACATCCCAGATGGAGAATATCTCAGACAGAACGCGAGCCGTCAGATTATACTTGTGATGTTGCTTTTGTGTTACCACCTTTGGTTTCAGTTGCACTTTCCATGTCCATGCAACTCCAGCAGGAACATCGCTCACTGCTACAGCTACATGTTTCTGCCATGTCTCATCATAGCCAGCATGATAATGTGGAGCGACAAGCGGCTTGGAAGAATCTTTAGGTACCTCTGCTACTACTCATCAGCCACAAAGAGAGGGTGCAGCTGCAGGGGGAAGTCCTGCTGCGACATCATCATATACGTTCTTCAGGCTACAGCGTCTGGATTTCTTTGGTGTGCGTCGGTGCTTGTCGATGGAGGCTGGTATTTGTGCTGTGGGAGCTCTGAAGAGGTGATGACTGTATCCTGTATGGAGGAGAGCCAGACCGGTCCAGCCGAGCAGGCGAGAAAAGCTCTCATGAAAAACCGGTCAATG GTTTTGGGGTTAGTCTGCATCCTGCTGACTGTATCCTGCACGTTCATTTTGGCCCTGCCGTGGATGAGGTGGTGCACGGGGAGAAATCACTTCAGGGCAGCGTTTGAAGAGAACATACTGGACCAGACAGAAGTTATTTTgcagagggagatgaggagcaTGGCTGTAGATGCTGTGAAAAAGTCCCTGACCCGTCTGTCCACCACTCAAACTGCAGACAATGCATTTTTCCCCTCTAAAAATGACGCCATGTCACAGAAGGAACCAGAAATGCTGACCGTAACTGACCAAATCTTTCAAaattcatga